One window of Mucilaginibacter inviolabilis genomic DNA carries:
- a CDS encoding gliding motility protein RemB → MKYKYSLKIYKRFCLLLLLNMAGLTAAFAQTYQPYSYQFYQKLNSDLYSTKSREHTALKPFAVDDSLLKTHYDSLMNINNDGKEHSWGYRKLFTEHLVDIKKDDYSLYGDILPDFSIGRDFSNHQTTNQTSLGFQFGGSIGSSLFFNVSGYDSRAVFPNYLNTYINQVGIVPGQAYDRTYLQNVAKWNYITATVSYDVNTYLNISAGRDKTFIGDGYRSLLLSDYASPYPFLKFTGTLGNVRYMAMFSYMNDPATTSQYGIDRKKFGVFHYLDWNVNNKLSIGFFDNVIGFLTDDNGVKRPFDFNYINPIIFLKPINNSSDDPDKSLLGFTSKYKISDGITAYGQFALNEFHAKDFFSSNGAVDNKYGFQLGFRGTNLFSVNSLNFLVETNNVRPYTYSARSAIENYTENGEPLAHPWGANFRELVGLLNYSYKRFDFSGEVDLGRYGLDMNDLNYGKNPFMLYTQPAKPYGNYITQGLTTNMIYLEGKVAYLLNPKYNLRIELDGVYRTEKNSVFNDKTSLITLGLSSSFRNLYKDIASFRSH, encoded by the coding sequence ATGAAATACAAATACTCCCTAAAAATATATAAAAGGTTCTGTTTGCTACTGCTTCTTAATATGGCGGGGCTAACAGCAGCATTTGCTCAAACTTATCAGCCCTATTCGTACCAGTTTTATCAAAAGTTGAATTCAGATTTGTATTCAACTAAATCGCGTGAGCATACTGCTTTAAAACCTTTTGCCGTAGATGACTCTCTTTTAAAAACTCATTATGATTCGCTAATGAACATCAATAACGATGGAAAAGAACATAGCTGGGGATATCGAAAGTTGTTTACCGAACACCTGGTAGACATTAAAAAAGATGATTATAGTCTTTATGGCGATATATTACCTGATTTTAGCATTGGCCGGGATTTCTCCAATCACCAAACTACCAACCAAACCTCTCTGGGTTTTCAGTTTGGCGGTTCTATAGGCAGCAGCTTATTTTTTAATGTAAGCGGCTATGACAGCCGGGCGGTATTTCCTAACTATTTAAATACCTATATTAACCAGGTTGGAATAGTTCCCGGGCAGGCTTATGACAGGACTTATCTCCAAAATGTGGCTAAATGGAATTATATAACAGCCACTGTGTCTTATGATGTAAATACCTACCTCAATATCAGCGCCGGGCGCGATAAAACATTTATAGGCGATGGGTACCGGTCGTTACTATTATCAGATTACGCTTCTCCCTACCCTTTTCTGAAATTTACCGGAACATTGGGCAATGTACGGTATATGGCTATGTTTAGCTATATGAATGACCCAGCTACCACGTCGCAATATGGTATCGACAGAAAAAAATTCGGTGTTTTCCATTATCTGGACTGGAACGTAAACAACAAGTTATCCATTGGCTTTTTTGACAATGTTATTGGCTTCCTGACAGACGACAATGGCGTTAAGCGCCCCTTTGATTTTAATTATATCAACCCCATCATATTTTTAAAGCCTATTAATAACTCCAGCGATGATCCGGATAAATCATTGTTAGGCTTTACAAGTAAGTATAAGATAAGTGATGGCATTACCGCTTACGGGCAATTTGCGCTGAACGAATTTCATGCCAAAGATTTTTTCTCCAGCAACGGCGCCGTTGATAATAAATACGGTTTTCAATTGGGTTTCAGGGGCACTAATCTGTTCAGTGTAAATAGTTTAAACTTCCTGGTAGAAACAAATAATGTAAGACCATATACCTACTCGGCCCGCTCGGCCATTGAAAACTATACCGAGAATGGAGAACCTCTGGCGCATCCGTGGGGAGCCAATTTCAGGGAACTGGTAGGTTTACTCAACTACTCTTATAAAAGGTTCGACTTTAGCGGAGAGGTTGACCTGGGCAGATATGGTCTGGATATGAACGATCTTAATTACGGCAAAAACCCATTCATGCTTTATACTCAACCGGCCAAACCATATGGCAATTACATTACACAGGGATTAACCACCAATATGATTTACCTGGAAGGTAAGGTTGCCTACCTCCTTAACCCCAAATACAATTTACGGATAGAGCTTGATGGGGTATACAGAACCGAGAAGAACAGCGTATTTAATGACAAAACCTCGCTGATAACCCTTGGCTTAAGCAGTTCATTCCGGAATCTGTATAAGGATATTGCCAGTTTCAGATCGCACTAA
- a CDS encoding serine hydrolase: MKIKLIALFVLTTSIAFAQADRKLTQQLNDVVKGFHGQVGIYVQNLKTGKVAAINADTLFPTASMIKVSIQCGLMDKIEKGELQYNQKLVYRDSLLYKGEDILGSFKDKDTIQLSKVALLMITMSDNTASTWLQKLVGGEYINNWLQQNGFKVMRVNSRVPGREAIRSIYGWGVSTPFEMCRLFTMIRQGKAVSAAASERMSRNMARIYWDEKALSQLPPYVQTISKQGAVDAAKSETVLVSAPHGDYVFSIMTNHNTDQRWVPDNEASVLIKKISALLWHYFEPGSDWKPAEGIDKYMKNE; encoded by the coding sequence ATGAAAATCAAACTAATTGCCCTTTTCGTATTAACAACGTCAATTGCCTTCGCCCAAGCCGATCGTAAACTTACACAACAACTCAACGATGTGGTAAAGGGCTTTCATGGCCAGGTGGGTATCTACGTACAAAACCTTAAAACAGGCAAAGTAGCGGCTATTAATGCAGATACGCTATTCCCAACTGCCAGCATGATCAAGGTGAGCATTCAATGTGGTTTGATGGATAAGATTGAAAAAGGCGAGCTACAATACAATCAAAAACTGGTTTACCGCGATTCGCTGCTGTATAAAGGCGAGGATATCCTGGGTTCCTTTAAAGATAAAGACACCATACAGTTGAGCAAGGTAGCCCTGCTCATGATTACCATGAGCGATAATACCGCCAGCACCTGGCTGCAAAAACTGGTAGGTGGCGAGTATATTAACAACTGGCTGCAGCAAAACGGGTTTAAGGTAATGCGGGTTAACTCCCGTGTACCCGGACGCGAAGCTATCCGCAGTATTTACGGTTGGGGTGTAAGTACGCCGTTTGAAATGTGCCGCCTGTTCACCATGATCAGACAGGGTAAGGCTGTTAGCGCTGCCGCCAGCGAGCGCATGAGCCGCAATATGGCTCGTATTTATTGGGACGAGAAAGCGCTGTCGCAGCTACCACCCTATGTGCAAACCATATCCAAACAGGGTGCCGTTGACGCTGCCAAATCAGAAACAGTGTTGGTGAGTGCCCCGCATGGCGATTATGTATTTTCTATCATGACCAATCATAACACCGATCAGCGCTGGGTGCCCGACAATGAAGCCAGCGTGCTCATCAAAAAGATATCGGCCCTGTTATGGCACTATTTTGAACCCGGCAGCGATTGGAAACCTGCCGAAGGTATAGATAAGTACATGAAGAATGAATAG
- a CDS encoding DUF433 domain-containing protein — translation MGIQKVINIDKDILGGQPVFTGTRVPVESLFDHLEAGVSLDDFLGDFPSVTKEQAVALLDLANKIITSKDIN, via the coding sequence ATGGGCATTCAAAAAGTTATCAATATCGATAAGGATATTTTAGGTGGACAGCCGGTTTTTACAGGAACGCGCGTTCCTGTTGAATCTCTTTTTGACCACCTGGAGGCAGGCGTTTCTTTAGATGACTTTTTAGGTGATTTTCCTTCTGTAACCAAAGAACAAGCTGTTGCTTTATTGGATCTTGCCAATAAGATCATCACTTCAAAAGACATTAATTAA
- the lpxK gene encoding tetraacyldisaccharide 4'-kinase, with protein sequence MIYLRWLLFPFSLLYGLVVVIRNWCFNAGILKSREFDLPVIAVGNLDVGGAGKSPMTEYLIRLLKGNYKLATLSRGYGRKTKGFLLADAPAQAWDIGDEPAQFKNKFPNVTIAVAEKRVEGIEQLQSSHDLIILDDAYQHRAVKPGFSILLFDYNRIREPRLLLPAGNLREPFAGRKRADIIVISKCPAALERKDQFELQKRVKPFPNQAVFFTSISYLPLQDINGQATDSVIDDTTTVFLLTGIANASPLLEHLKKQTLHIVHHKYPDHHQFSLKNISKLAEDFLACTAQKKLIITTEKDAQRLGEQELQQVMKKLNILVLPIGIEFLNNQQKQFDKLVTDYVRKYSKHSPIH encoded by the coding sequence ATGATATACCTCCGCTGGCTTTTATTTCCTTTCTCGTTATTGTATGGCCTGGTGGTGGTTATCCGCAATTGGTGTTTCAATGCGGGCATATTGAAAAGCCGGGAGTTTGACTTGCCGGTGATTGCGGTAGGCAACCTGGATGTTGGTGGCGCGGGTAAAAGCCCGATGACCGAATACCTGATCCGTTTACTGAAAGGCAATTACAAACTAGCCACCTTAAGCCGTGGTTATGGCCGTAAAACAAAAGGTTTCCTGTTAGCAGACGCACCTGCACAAGCTTGGGACATTGGCGATGAGCCGGCCCAGTTTAAAAACAAATTCCCTAACGTCACCATTGCCGTAGCCGAAAAACGGGTGGAAGGAATTGAGCAGTTACAGTCATCACATGATCTTATTATTCTGGATGATGCTTATCAGCACCGCGCTGTGAAACCCGGGTTCAGCATTTTGCTGTTTGACTATAACCGCATCCGCGAGCCGCGTTTATTATTGCCCGCAGGCAACCTGCGCGAGCCTTTTGCCGGGCGTAAACGTGCCGACATTATCGTGATCAGTAAATGTCCCGCTGCATTAGAGCGTAAAGATCAATTCGAACTTCAAAAAAGAGTAAAGCCTTTTCCCAACCAGGCCGTTTTTTTTACCTCGATAAGCTATTTGCCCCTTCAGGATATAAACGGACAGGCTACCGATTCTGTGATCGATGATACCACAACCGTGTTCCTGCTTACAGGTATAGCCAATGCCTCTCCTTTGTTGGAGCATCTAAAAAAACAAACACTGCATATCGTCCATCATAAATATCCCGATCATCACCAGTTTAGCTTAAAAAATATCAGTAAACTTGCCGAGGATTTTTTGGCCTGCACTGCACAAAAAAAACTGATCATCACAACAGAAAAGGACGCACAGCGTTTAGGGGAACAGGAACTGCAGCAGGTGATGAAAAAACTTAATATTTTGGTATTGCCTATAGGCATTGAGTTTTTAAATAATCAACAAAAACAGTTTGATAAATTAGTAACAGATTATGTTAGAAAATATTCAAAGCACAGCCCAATACATTAA
- a CDS encoding purine-nucleoside phosphorylase — translation MLENIQSTAQYIKSRIGDFEPEIGIILGTGLGALVKEIEVEKQLMYSNIPDFPISTLEFHSGKLIFGTLAGKKVVAMQGRLHYYEGYNMQQITFPVRVMKYLGVKSLFVSNASGSLNPEFKKGELMIIADHINLQPHNPLVGRNDNELGPRFPDMSQPYQRTLIDKALTIAKANNIICHKGVYVAVTGPNLETKAEYNYLKIIGGDAVGMSTVPEVIVANHMGLPVFAISVLTDEGFNDVLEPVVVEDIIKIAEEAEPKLTLILKELIAGS, via the coding sequence ATGTTAGAAAATATTCAAAGCACAGCCCAATACATTAAAAGCCGTATTGGCGATTTTGAACCAGAAATAGGTATTATTTTAGGTACTGGTCTTGGTGCCCTGGTAAAGGAAATAGAGGTTGAAAAACAACTGATGTATTCCAACATCCCCGATTTCCCGATCTCGACGCTGGAATTCCATTCGGGTAAATTAATTTTCGGCACACTGGCCGGTAAAAAGGTTGTGGCCATGCAGGGGCGCCTGCACTATTACGAAGGCTATAACATGCAGCAGATCACTTTTCCGGTAAGGGTAATGAAATATCTGGGCGTTAAGTCCCTGTTTGTTTCAAATGCCAGCGGCTCCTTAAACCCCGAGTTTAAAAAAGGAGAACTGATGATCATTGCCGATCATATCAATCTGCAACCGCACAACCCATTGGTAGGCCGTAACGATAATGAACTGGGTCCGCGTTTTCCGGATATGAGCCAGCCCTATCAGCGCACATTGATTGATAAAGCATTAACAATAGCCAAAGCAAACAATATTATTTGCCATAAAGGAGTTTATGTAGCTGTTACCGGGCCAAATCTGGAAACCAAAGCAGAGTACAACTATTTAAAAATTATTGGCGGCGATGCGGTTGGCATGAGCACCGTACCCGAAGTAATAGTAGCCAACCATATGGGCTTGCCAGTATTTGCCATATCGGTATTAACCGACGAAGGTTTTAACGATGTACTTGAACCTGTGGTTGTGGAAGATATTATAAAAATTGCCGAAGAGGCCGAACCCAAACTAACATTGATACTTAAGGAACTGATAGCCGGTTCTTAA
- a CDS encoding putative porin has protein sequence MNKRKYFNRTLQHHRLHEEASVLIPDSNILALKLRKPFKYILLFLLCTSVHSAFAQYNQTGRPRPLPTRDTLKQTRQVSDDELLDSLRKKEENKHDSVIYNSKFIRVTNEQLLNDSTQTFAIDTGISRFENYSPLLDPRNPRIHLGYTGLSQRSLLFEPVKTIGFDIGMHALDIYTIQPQDINYYNTRVAYSNLTLFNGFGSSAEQLFKVIHTQNIKPNWNVGFNLNFNGSKGYYSSSSVLGQNVSGLNAAIFTWYESKSKRYNLLANATFNNLKAPETGSILNDSVFTSAKGTVFFKTSAPVRLPNSYENWNDKGIYIKQFYYLGRIDSLNKGKENSKVLPTQRVSHTLNIKNGRYNYLQSGVDTYNVFPDYYYSNNRSRDSTIYTHIQNEFSYSFYLRSKSVKFVKNELKLDLGLVHDFWHYAQFVSDTALNQYGAKYVHQDKVQNTTFQDITLKAKLGYRFSDRIGLDADFRQIVQGRDFGNYLYDAKLNLAGGGRVGKVTLEAYTQNSSPPLVYTDWISNHYIFHNSFSNQKTTSLSFNYVNAPLQFDVKVEYFLISNYLYFTAQNGGNDAHPVQLGSDINLLKVSVGKSLKWRNLHFDNYVVYQKTDYQSTLRTPEIYTYSNLYLTKTFFNVLQSAFGVNVRYNSEYVAPSYAVGLGQFYNGANVTFSSYPIASVYFKATLQRTNLFLGYDYANQGLSSKGYYTVNRYPQQDHLLKFGVSWTFYN, from the coding sequence GTGAATAAAAGAAAATATTTCAACAGGACATTACAGCATCACCGTTTACATGAGGAAGCTTCTGTCTTGATTCCTGATTCTAATATCCTGGCTCTGAAGCTGCGTAAGCCGTTCAAATATATTTTATTGTTCCTGCTGTGCACATCGGTACATAGCGCGTTTGCGCAATATAACCAAACCGGCCGGCCACGCCCCTTACCTACCCGGGATACCCTCAAACAAACCAGGCAGGTGAGTGATGACGAATTACTGGATAGTTTACGTAAAAAAGAAGAAAACAAGCACGATTCTGTTATCTACAATTCAAAATTCATTCGTGTAACCAACGAACAATTGCTTAACGACAGTACCCAAACCTTTGCTATTGATACGGGTATAAGTCGTTTTGAAAATTACAGCCCCTTACTTGATCCCCGGAATCCGCGCATACACCTGGGTTATACCGGGCTATCGCAAAGAAGCCTGTTGTTTGAACCGGTTAAAACTATTGGATTTGATATAGGCATGCATGCCCTCGATATTTATACTATCCAACCACAGGATATCAATTATTATAACACGCGGGTAGCCTATTCCAACCTCACTCTTTTTAATGGCTTTGGCAGTTCGGCCGAGCAGTTATTTAAGGTGATCCATACTCAAAATATTAAACCCAACTGGAATGTAGGCTTTAATTTAAACTTCAACGGTTCCAAAGGGTATTATAGCAGTAGCAGTGTACTCGGCCAAAATGTAAGTGGACTTAACGCGGCCATATTTACCTGGTATGAGTCAAAAAGCAAGCGTTACAATTTACTGGCGAATGCTACCTTTAACAATTTAAAAGCTCCCGAAACCGGATCTATCTTAAATGATTCGGTTTTTACAAGCGCCAAGGGTACTGTATTCTTTAAAACATCGGCCCCGGTCCGTTTGCCCAACAGTTACGAAAACTGGAACGATAAAGGCATATATATTAAACAGTTTTACTACCTGGGCCGCATTGATAGCTTAAATAAAGGCAAAGAGAACTCCAAGGTTTTACCTACCCAGCGTGTATCACATACGTTGAATATTAAAAATGGCCGGTACAACTATCTGCAAAGTGGTGTTGATACCTACAACGTATTCCCGGATTATTATTATAGTAATAACCGCTCGCGCGACTCAACGATATACACGCATATCCAGAATGAATTTTCGTACAGCTTTTATCTGCGCAGCAAATCGGTCAAATTTGTCAAAAATGAATTGAAGCTTGACCTGGGATTAGTGCATGATTTTTGGCACTATGCACAATTTGTAAGTGATACTGCCTTGAACCAGTATGGCGCCAAATATGTTCATCAGGACAAGGTACAAAACACCACGTTTCAGGATATTACCCTCAAGGCTAAACTGGGTTACCGTTTCAGCGACCGTATAGGCCTGGATGCCGATTTCAGACAGATAGTACAGGGGCGTGATTTTGGTAATTATTTGTACGATGCCAAACTTAACCTTGCCGGTGGAGGCCGTGTGGGTAAAGTTACTTTAGAGGCTTACACCCAAAATAGTTCGCCGCCGCTGGTATATACTGACTGGATATCCAATCATTATATTTTTCATAATAGTTTCAGCAATCAAAAAACAACCAGTTTATCTTTCAATTATGTTAATGCCCCTTTACAATTTGATGTAAAGGTGGAGTATTTTCTGATATCTAATTATCTGTACTTTACTGCGCAAAATGGTGGTAACGATGCACACCCTGTACAATTGGGTAGCGACATCAACTTATTGAAGGTAAGCGTTGGTAAAAGCTTAAAATGGCGTAACCTGCATTTTGACAACTATGTTGTTTATCAAAAAACCGACTATCAATCAACCCTGCGTACGCCCGAAATATATACCTACAGTAACCTGTACCTAACCAAAACTTTTTTTAATGTACTGCAATCGGCCTTTGGAGTAAATGTGCGGTATAATTCAGAATATGTAGCGCCGTCATACGCGGTTGGCTTAGGTCAGTTTTATAACGGGGCAAATGTTACCTTCTCCTCATATCCAATAGCATCGGTATATTTCAAGGCCACGTTGCAGCGCACTAATTTATTCCTGGGGTACGATTATGCCAACCAGGGCCTTTCAAGCAAGGGATATTATACAGTGAACAGATATCCACAGCAAGATCACCTCCTCAAATTCGGCGTAAGCTGGACGTTTTATAATTAG
- a CDS encoding asparagine synthetase B, translating to MDDEQKDHLKSYGIAFWTLKNGEEVDWLLNYRGGSFMMKYNPKIEEECKVRGVSYQVLADAKVNEILTEVSDPSVNMDVVKLEKAPKMAVYSPKNKLPWDDAVTLVLKYAEIPYDVVYDEEVIRGDLPKYDWLHLHHEDFTGQYSKFYGAFRFAQWYTDDVKGQEELAHKLGFKKVSKMKLAVAKNIRDFCAGGGFLFAMCSGTDTFDIALAAANTDICESMFDGDSADPDAQSKLDFTQTFAFQNFTLDMNPISHQFSNIDVTSTRQVDRTRDFFTLFDFSAKWDVVPSMLTQDHDKVIKGFMGLTTAFNKNRLKPGVTIMGEMKTANEARYIHGEYGKGQWTFYGGHDPEDYQHAVGDPPTDLKLHPNSPGYRLILNNVLFPAAKKKKQKT from the coding sequence ATGGATGATGAGCAGAAAGATCATCTCAAATCATACGGTATCGCTTTCTGGACTTTAAAGAACGGTGAAGAGGTGGATTGGCTGTTGAACTATCGCGGCGGCAGTTTTATGATGAAATACAATCCTAAGATAGAAGAGGAATGTAAAGTACGTGGAGTAAGTTACCAGGTGCTGGCCGATGCCAAAGTAAATGAGATATTAACCGAGGTAAGCGACCCATCGGTTAATATGGATGTGGTTAAATTGGAAAAAGCGCCCAAAATGGCTGTATATTCGCCCAAGAACAAACTGCCCTGGGATGATGCTGTTACGCTGGTACTCAAATATGCCGAAATACCTTACGATGTAGTTTATGATGAAGAAGTAATCCGCGGCGATCTGCCTAAATACGACTGGCTGCATCTGCACCATGAGGATTTTACCGGTCAATACAGTAAGTTTTATGGAGCTTTCCGTTTTGCCCAATGGTATACCGACGATGTTAAAGGACAGGAAGAGCTGGCCCACAAGCTGGGCTTTAAAAAAGTATCCAAAATGAAACTGGCGGTTGCCAAAAATATACGTGATTTTTGCGCGGGCGGCGGCTTCCTGTTTGCCATGTGTTCTGGTACCGATACTTTTGATATTGCCCTGGCTGCTGCCAATACCGATATCTGCGAAAGTATGTTCGACGGTGATTCGGCTGATCCGGATGCACAGTCGAAACTGGATTTTACCCAGACATTCGCTTTTCAAAACTTTACGCTGGATATGAACCCCATATCGCACCAGTTCAGCAATATTGATGTAACCAGTACCCGCCAGGTTGACCGCACCCGTGATTTTTTTACGTTATTTGATTTTTCGGCCAAGTGGGATGTGGTGCCCAGTATGCTCACGCAGGATCATGATAAAGTGATTAAAGGTTTTATGGGCTTGACCACCGCTTTCAACAAAAACAGACTGAAGCCTGGTGTAACCATTATGGGTGAAATGAAAACGGCCAACGAGGCTCGTTATATACATGGAGAATATGGCAAAGGACAATGGACATTTTACGGTGGCCATGACCCCGAAGATTACCAGCATGCCGTAGGCGATCCACCAACAGATCTGAAGCTGCATCCCAATTCGCCGGGTTACCGACTCATCCTAAACAACGTATTATTCCCGGCAGCCAAAAAGAAGAAACAGAAAACGTGA
- a CDS encoding peptidylprolyl isomerase, producing MSKAIIKTEKGDMTVEFFDKDAPNTVANFQKLAKSKFYDNVIFHRVIPNFVIQGGDPTGTGAGGPGYKIDCELTGENQYHDRGVLSMAHAGRNTGGSQFFICHSRDNTAHLDRNHTVFGKVVENVEVVDAIRQGDKILTIEVIEE from the coding sequence ATGAGCAAAGCAATTATCAAAACCGAAAAGGGCGATATGACTGTTGAGTTTTTCGACAAAGATGCCCCAAATACTGTTGCTAACTTTCAAAAATTGGCAAAATCAAAATTTTATGACAACGTGATCTTTCACCGCGTTATCCCAAACTTTGTAATACAAGGTGGCGATCCAACCGGCACAGGCGCTGGTGGCCCGGGCTACAAAATTGATTGCGAACTAACCGGCGAAAATCAATACCATGATCGCGGCGTGCTTTCAATGGCTCACGCTGGTCGTAACACTGGTGGTTCACAGTTTTTCATTTGCCACAGCCGCGATAATACTGCTCACTTAGACCGTAACCATACCGTTTTTGGTAAAGTGGTTGAAAATGTTGAAGTGGTTGACGCTATCCGTCAGGGCGATAAAATTTTAACCATCGAAGTAATAGAAGAATAG
- a CDS encoding DUF5606 family protein, with amino-acid sequence MNLQGIVAVSGKPGLWKALAQNKNGYVLESLDAQKTKLVANLSTAKLAALSEITIFGVDDDIKLTDVFEQMKSAASIPDAKADGKKLREFFFEVAPDHDEEKVYASDMKKVISWFQLLKDLPLFNEPDPTVAPAEAAAPAVEAPVAVEEVVAEAAPAAAPKAKAKKAPAKKA; translated from the coding sequence ATGAATTTACAAGGAATTGTAGCCGTATCGGGCAAACCGGGCTTATGGAAAGCTTTGGCACAAAACAAAAATGGTTATGTGCTGGAAAGCCTTGATGCGCAAAAAACCAAACTGGTAGCCAACCTATCAACTGCTAAATTAGCAGCATTGAGCGAGATCACCATTTTTGGGGTTGATGACGATATTAAATTAACAGATGTGTTTGAGCAGATGAAAAGCGCTGCCAGCATCCCCGACGCTAAAGCCGACGGTAAAAAATTAAGGGAATTCTTTTTTGAAGTAGCCCCAGATCATGACGAAGAGAAAGTGTATGCCTCCGACATGAAAAAAGTAATATCATGGTTTCAACTGTTAAAAGATCTGCCGCTTTTTAACGAGCCTGATCCAACTGTAGCCCCGGCAGAAGCTGCTGCTCCGGCTGTTGAAGCTCCGGTTGCTGTAGAAGAGGTTGTTGCTGAAGCAGCACCAGCCGCAGCACCAAAAGCAAAAGCTAAAAAAGCTCCGGCCAAAAAAGCATAA
- a CDS encoding Dabb family protein gives MKTNRRKFITTTAALAAGTVAASAMSSSDYQKDEFPVVHHVFFWLKNPGSIEDRDKLVAGVKTLAKIETIKKIKVGVVASTEKRDVVDNSWAVSELMFFSDLAGQATYQTHPIHLEFIKNCSHLWEKVIVYDAVDA, from the coding sequence ATGAAAACAAACAGACGCAAATTTATAACCACTACGGCTGCTTTGGCCGCCGGTACTGTAGCAGCATCAGCCATGTCATCATCAGATTATCAAAAAGACGAGTTTCCGGTAGTTCACCATGTGTTTTTCTGGCTTAAAAATCCGGGTTCTATTGAAGACCGCGACAAGCTGGTAGCAGGTGTAAAGACTTTAGCCAAAATTGAAACTATCAAAAAAATAAAGGTAGGCGTTGTGGCCAGTACCGAAAAACGCGATGTAGTTGATAATAGCTGGGCAGTATCTGAACTCATGTTCTTCAGCGACCTGGCCGGGCAGGCCACTTATCAAACCCATCCTATACACCTGGAGTTTATTAAAAACTGTAGCCACCTTTGGGAAAAGGTTATTGTGTATGATGCGGTGGATGCATAA
- a CDS encoding cation diffusion facilitator family transporter, whose protein sequence is MSAGHDHSHAGHHHHDHAPKLDHLNAAFIVGIILNSIFIIVEVIAGLTTHSLSLLTDAGHNLSDVASLALALLAFKLTKVSANSKYTYGYKRSTIIVSFFNALILFVAVGFILYEAVVRFMNPEVVSGGTMAWVAFIGIAINGFTAWLFVKDKDKDLNVKGAYLHMAVDAIVSFGVVVSGLIIYFTKIYWIDSVVSVIIGIVILRGTWSLLKDSLRLEMDGVPAEMDLEKIKAELMKGKGVVDVHHMHVWALSTTENALTAHLVINPESMADFDNIKHDLRHRLEHLDINHSTFEPEFADEKCKQPECL, encoded by the coding sequence ATGTCAGCAGGTCACGATCATTCACACGCAGGTCATCATCACCATGACCATGCTCCCAAGCTCGATCATTTGAATGCCGCATTTATTGTGGGTATCATATTGAATTCGATTTTTATAATAGTTGAGGTAATAGCCGGTTTAACCACGCATTCCTTATCATTATTAACCGATGCCGGGCATAACCTGAGCGACGTGGCTTCACTGGCCCTGGCCCTGCTGGCCTTTAAGCTTACCAAGGTGAGCGCCAATAGCAAATATACATACGGCTACAAACGATCAACCATCATTGTATCGTTTTTTAATGCGCTGATCCTGTTTGTGGCGGTAGGCTTTATTTTATACGAAGCTGTCGTACGTTTTATGAACCCCGAAGTAGTATCAGGTGGCACCATGGCCTGGGTAGCTTTTATTGGTATTGCTATTAATGGTTTTACCGCATGGCTTTTTGTTAAGGATAAAGACAAAGATCTGAACGTAAAAGGTGCTTACCTGCACATGGCTGTTGATGCCATAGTTTCATTTGGTGTGGTAGTATCCGGCTTAATCATCTATTTTACCAAGATCTATTGGATTGATAGCGTAGTGAGCGTAATTATAGGTATTGTAATATTACGTGGCACCTGGAGCCTGCTTAAAGACAGTCTGCGCCTGGAAATGGATGGTGTACCTGCCGAAATGGATCTGGAAAAGATCAAAGCCGAACTGATGAAAGGTAAAGGCGTAGTTGATGTGCACCACATGCACGTATGGGCCCTGAGCACCACAGAAAACGCACTGACCGCCCACCTGGTGATCAATCCCGAATCCATGGCCGACTTTGACAATATCAAACATGATTTGCGCCACCGCCTGGAACATCTTGATATCAATCACAGCACCTTTGAGCCCGAGTTTGCCGACGAAAAGTGCAAACAGCCGGAGTGTTTGTAA